The bacterium genome includes a region encoding these proteins:
- a CDS encoding tail fiber protein produces the protein MSEPFLAEIKLVGFNFPPRGWATCDGQILPINQNQSLYSLLGTTYGGDGRTSFGLPDLRGRTPVHVGNGHNLGSKSGEETHTLSASEMPQHSHALNAVSEQGTQTAALNNNLAESSLPIYGTMSNSASMGSGTVANAGGGQAHNNMQPYLALNFCIALQGLFPSRN, from the coding sequence ATGTCGGAACCATTTCTCGCTGAAATCAAATTGGTCGGCTTCAACTTCCCCCCCCGCGGTTGGGCGACGTGCGATGGTCAGATTCTGCCCATCAATCAGAACCAGTCTCTCTACTCGCTGCTAGGGACGACATACGGAGGCGACGGGCGCACGTCGTTTGGCCTCCCAGATCTGCGGGGCAGGACTCCGGTCCATGTTGGGAACGGGCATAATCTGGGAAGCAAGAGTGGTGAGGAGACACACACGCTCTCTGCCAGCGAAATGCCGCAGCATAGCCACGCGCTGAATGCGGTTTCCGAACAGGGGACGCAGACTGCAGCTCTGAATAACAACCTCGCCGAGAGCAGCCTCCCGATCTATGGGACCATGTCGAATTCAGCTTCCATGGGTAGCGGAACCGTTGCGAACGCCGGGGGAGGCCAAGCGCACAACAACATGCAGCCTTATCTGGCGTTGAATTTTTGTATCGCCTTGCAGGGGCTCTTCCCATCTCGGAACTGA
- a CDS encoding tail fiber protein codes for MSEPFIGEIRMFAGNFAPRSWAFCDGQLLAVSQNDALFSLFGTIYGGDGRTTFGLPDLRGRVPIHAGTGPGLSPRNIGSKGGQEKVTLTVNQLPSHGHSLQATSEASTQRQPAGQAVASATGQVYNELLDPHTMNSASIANAGGSQTHTNLMPCLCVNFIVALAGIYPSRT; via the coding sequence ATGAGTGAACCTTTCATCGGCGAAATCCGTATGTTTGCCGGGAACTTCGCGCCGCGAAGTTGGGCCTTCTGTGACGGCCAATTGCTGGCTGTTTCGCAGAACGACGCGCTCTTCAGCTTGTTTGGGACGATCTATGGCGGCGACGGAAGGACGACGTTTGGACTTCCCGACCTGCGCGGGCGCGTTCCGATACATGCCGGGACAGGCCCCGGTTTATCGCCTCGGAATATTGGGAGCAAAGGTGGCCAGGAGAAGGTCACCCTGACGGTGAATCAGCTTCCTTCGCATGGCCATTCGCTGCAGGCAACCAGTGAAGCATCAACCCAGCGCCAACCGGCGGGCCAGGCAGTGGCCAGTGCGACAGGACAGGTTTACAACGAGCTGTTGGATCCGCACACCATGAACAGCGCCTCCATTGCAAATGCTGGCGGCAGCCAGACTCATACGAACCTGATGCCGTGCCTTTGTGTGAACTTCATCGTTGCCCTCGCTGGTATTTACCCAAGCCGCACCTAA
- a CDS encoding tail fiber protein, producing the protein MTEPFIAEIRIFAGNFAPRSWAFCDGQLLPISQNTALFSLVGTTYGGDGRTTVGLPDLQGRAPMHPGRGPGLTERRLGEKTGVETVTLSDAQMPSHNHSLVGTRELGEDLNPAGNYFARGTAMYEATGTTVDMNAQSLPSNGGSQAHNNLQPYLAINFIIALQGLYPSRG; encoded by the coding sequence ATGACTGAACCATTCATTGCAGAAATCCGGATCTTTGCCGGGAACTTCGCACCCCGCAGTTGGGCATTCTGCGACGGCCAATTGCTGCCAATCTCTCAGAATACTGCGCTCTTTTCTCTGGTGGGAACGACCTATGGCGGAGACGGTCGCACAACGGTTGGACTACCGGATCTTCAAGGTCGCGCTCCCATGCATCCCGGGCGAGGCCCCGGGCTGACCGAGCGGCGATTGGGAGAGAAGACCGGCGTTGAGACCGTGACTTTGAGCGATGCGCAGATGCCCTCACACAATCACAGTCTGGTGGGCACACGCGAGCTTGGAGAAGATCTGAATCCGGCGGGCAATTACTTCGCCCGTGGCACCGCGATGTATGAGGCGACCGGCACGACGGTGGACATGAATGCCCAGAGCCTGCCGTCCAACGGGGGCAGCCAGGCGCACAACAATCTGCAGCCCTATCTTGCAATCAATTTCATCATTGCGCTCCAGGGTCTTTATCCTTCGCGCGGCTGA
- a CDS encoding GNAT family N-acetyltransferase, with amino-acid sequence MCPRVEDLVLRPERETDVPFLQELYASTRADELAQVDWPEEQKSDFLLQQFQAQREHYLKAYSDDEFSIIEFNGKPVGRLYLGRWPSEVRVIDIALLPSFRGMGLGGGLMGNILSEARDAGKPVRIHVEKFNPALHLYERLGFQVLEDKGVYLLMEWSADAVS; translated from the coding sequence ATATGTCCGAGAGTAGAGGATCTTGTCCTGCGGCCGGAACGGGAAACCGACGTTCCGTTCCTGCAGGAGCTCTACGCGTCGACGCGTGCGGATGAACTGGCCCAAGTGGATTGGCCGGAGGAACAAAAGAGCGATTTTCTGCTCCAGCAGTTTCAGGCGCAGAGAGAGCACTACTTGAAGGCGTACAGCGATGACGAGTTTTCGATTATTGAATTCAACGGAAAGCCTGTCGGGCGGCTCTATCTCGGCCGGTGGCCATCCGAGGTTCGCGTCATTGACATCGCCCTGCTTCCGTCTTTCCGAGGAATGGGTCTTGGGGGCGGGTTGATGGGGAACATACTGAGTGAAGCTCGCGATGCTGGGAAGCCCGTTCGCATTCACGTCGAGAAATTTAACCCCGCGCTGCATCTCTATGAGCGACTGGGATTTCAGGTACTGGAAGACAAAGGCGTCTATCTGTTGATGGAGTGGTCTGCCGATGCGGTCAGTTGA
- a CDS encoding HYR domain-containing protein, producing the protein MNRHSWVGLVLLLLLAGSAGAQDTVSIDVGNLPAGKSVTITMRADVADPIPVGTTTLSTQATVSGSNFGDVLSDDPSTGAANDPTVTGISVPPVANCVSLLELAADGSCEANPTASQADNGSYDPDGGIVTLQLDPAPPYSLGDTLVDLIVTDDENDQSSCTLTVRVADVTSPTLTCSSNITVPADPATCTAFVTVPAPSTSDNCGGLVVTNDYTGTADASDVYPAGTTTVTYTATDGAGNKTTCSFDVIVVCDVAATINPPTASSFTGADHVVTVNVLVNSAPTSDVAVLVEVTSGPSTGLSVPLVTNQDGATSFTYTSNTPGTDQLQASGSIGSVPFSATASKEWVAAPTPTPTPSPTPTDTPTATPTDTPSPTPSDTPTATPTDTPTATPTPTDTPTTPTATPTDTPTATPTDTPSPTPSDTPSPTPSDTPSPTPSDTPTATPTDTPTTPTATPTPTDTPTTPTPTATPTDTPTTGTVTPTVTPTATPTDTPTTATATPTDTPTFTPTMTATPPPMDTPTTSPTPTATPTPTDTPTPTDTPTPTPTATPVEYTFVPGTEGWTDHSFMSFTPPVFGNTPGTPGTLDMTATTNTQQVGIWESPAFELVPSGGTPSRPDVVALMVQGTPNGSQVYAATYRVMTDETDLTLVPQIRVRTTAENSQQAEVLSIESHADGAFSPTPAGNDYTLMFRPPATSPIFRFEFDLLNFYPQDSASATVMLDNVIVVPVDSSFMTGATSEMVYDFVGDQDGWDHYTFNGLFDEPTFAYDSANSRLGITVENTPGFQFGFWGSTIDPANNVDIVAGRLYWAEYSIGTNIVTADEVPEFRLRLNESLFRVSQYTNVASTGSALNVPTPGSPMDYVVFFPPNMGVGRDLLCSFDLLADPSIQTLDIGGSIYVERVEVFSAPAP; encoded by the coding sequence ATGAACCGACATAGTTGGGTAGGCCTCGTGCTGCTCTTGCTGCTGGCAGGTTCTGCCGGAGCTCAAGATACCGTCAGCATTGACGTCGGCAATCTCCCCGCCGGCAAGTCTGTAACCATTACTATGCGAGCCGACGTGGCCGATCCGATTCCCGTCGGGACGACGACGCTGTCGACCCAGGCAACCGTCTCGGGGTCGAACTTCGGCGATGTCCTCTCCGATGATCCCTCGACCGGAGCGGCGAATGATCCGACGGTCACAGGCATCTCTGTTCCGCCCGTGGCGAACTGCGTTTCCCTGCTGGAGCTGGCAGCCGACGGCTCTTGCGAGGCTAATCCCACGGCCTCTCAGGCAGACAATGGATCTTACGATCCGGATGGCGGCATCGTTACTCTTCAGTTGGATCCTGCACCGCCTTATTCCCTGGGCGATACTTTGGTGGACTTGATTGTCACAGACGACGAGAACGATCAGTCATCCTGCACGCTCACGGTGCGTGTGGCCGATGTGACGTCTCCCACTCTGACTTGTTCCTCCAACATCACCGTGCCAGCCGATCCCGCCACGTGTACAGCATTCGTAACCGTGCCGGCTCCATCAACTTCCGATAATTGCGGCGGTCTTGTCGTCACGAACGATTACACCGGAACGGCGGATGCCAGCGACGTCTATCCGGCCGGGACAACGACGGTGACTTACACCGCCACCGATGGTGCGGGGAACAAGACCACCTGCAGCTTCGACGTGATCGTGGTTTGCGACGTGGCTGCCACGATCAATCCGCCGACGGCGAGTTCCTTCACCGGTGCCGATCACGTTGTGACTGTCAACGTCCTGGTGAATTCCGCACCGACTTCAGATGTGGCCGTTCTGGTCGAGGTCACCTCCGGCCCGAGCACCGGCCTTTCGGTGCCACTCGTCACGAACCAGGATGGTGCGACGTCGTTCACCTACACCAGCAATACGCCGGGAACGGATCAGTTGCAGGCCTCCGGTAGTATCGGTAGCGTTCCCTTCTCGGCGACTGCATCCAAGGAATGGGTCGCGGCTCCGACGCCGACGCCGACACCATCTCCCACGCCGACAGATACTCCGACGGCGACACCCACGGATACGCCGAGCCCAACGCCTTCGGATACGCCGACGGCGACTCCGACCGACACCCCGACAGCCACGCCTACTCCGACCGATACGCCGACGACCCCGACGGCTACGCCAACCGACACGCCGACGGCGACGCCAACGGATACTCCAAGTCCAACGCCGTCTGACACACCGTCTCCGACGCCTTCGGATACTCCGTCCCCGACTCCGTCTGATACTCCGACGGCGACGCCGACGGATACCCCGACAACACCGACGGCTACGCCAACGCCTACGGATACGCCGACGACTCCGACACCGACGGCCACGCCAACCGATACGCCGACAACGGGGACTGTTACCCCGACGGTTACGCCGACTGCCACGCCGACGGACACGCCTACGACGGCCACAGCAACCCCGACCGATACTCCGACGTTTACGCCGACGATGACGGCCACGCCGCCTCCTATGGATACGCCGACGACGAGTCCGACTCCGACAGCCACGCCGACTCCGACGGACACTCCAACCCCCACGGATACTCCGACGCCGACGCCTACGGCGACGCCGGTGGAGTACACGTTCGTGCCTGGCACGGAAGGGTGGACGGATCACAGCTTCATGAGCTTCACGCCACCTGTGTTCGGCAATACGCCGGGTACGCCGGGTACGCTGGATATGACGGCGACGACGAACACGCAACAGGTGGGTATCTGGGAATCGCCTGCGTTCGAGTTGGTGCCGAGTGGCGGTACGCCTTCGCGGCCTGACGTGGTGGCCCTGATGGTTCAGGGGACGCCGAACGGTTCGCAGGTGTACGCCGCGACCTATCGCGTGATGACGGACGAGACGGACCTGACGCTTGTGCCGCAGATCCGCGTTCGTACGACGGCGGAGAACAGCCAGCAGGCTGAGGTGCTCTCGATCGAGTCGCACGCCGATGGCGCTTTCTCGCCGACGCCCGCGGGCAACGACTACACGTTGATGTTCCGTCCGCCGGCAACGAGCCCGATCTTCCGGTTCGAGTTCGACTTGTTGAACTTCTATCCGCAGGATTCGGCTTCGGCGACGGTGATGCTGGATAACGTGATCGTGGTGCCGGTCGACAGCAGCTTCATGACCGGTGCGACATCCGAGATGGTCTACGACTTCGTCGGCGACCAGGACGGATGGGATCACTATACGTTCAACGGTCTGTTCGACGAGCCGACGTTCGCGTACGATTCGGCGAACTCTCGCCTGGGCATCACGGTGGAGAACACGCCGGGCTTCCAGTTCGGCTTCTGGGGCTCGACGATCGATCCTGCGAACAACGTGGATATCGTTGCCGGCCGCCTATACTGGGCCGAGTACAGCATTGGTACGAACATCGTGACGGCGGACGAAGTGCCTGAGTTCCGTCTGCGTCTGAACGAGTCGCTGTTCCGTGTGAGCCAGTACACGAACGTTGCTTCGACGGGCTCTGCGCTGAACGTTCCGACGCCGGGTTCGCCGATGGACTACGTGGTGTTCTTCCCGCCGAACATGGGCGTGGGCCGCGACCTTCTGTGCTCGTTCGACCTGCTTGCGGATCCGTCGATCCAGACGCTGGACATCGGCGGTTCGATCTACGTCGAACGTGTCGAGGTCTTCTCTGCACCGGCTCCGTAA
- a CDS encoding reverse transcriptase family protein translates to MMPALQIGAVAIIGLLVAVFAIVVVLIIVVNIVNQARRGGPGGARLELGTDGLRVSVGGRSRGKILGSRAPIVLGNSPTSSYRERDDKMRQLHPQSIDRQRSLRLPVLEKPDDIVAFLQLRDFRELVHLCDTGRMQGLRNGPGKLRNYTMRTIPKRGGGQRFLFIPKPRLKAAQRRILHEILDKVPVHEAAKGFVRGRDATDHARPHIGKPIIVAHDIADFFPSIRYRRVCSFFMWLGYPHSVARILSLLCTTASLASLARVLPQGAPTSPALANALCYRLDCRLAGLAKKFGATYTRYADDLAFSGGEDFKRGLNRFVPLVETILKSERFHPKKAKRRFMRRGRQQNLVGLNVNDRLSVGRAEIDRLCAILHNASKAGSLESQNRDRIQNFADHLGGRIAWVERFHPGKGAKLRSQWRQLIGAPPAPPPPDLPAAPPPE, encoded by the coding sequence ATGATGCCCGCCCTGCAAATCGGCGCCGTTGCGATCATCGGACTCCTGGTCGCTGTCTTTGCGATCGTAGTCGTCCTAATCATCGTTGTGAACATTGTGAATCAGGCCCGACGCGGAGGCCCGGGCGGAGCACGCCTCGAACTTGGCACGGATGGCCTTCGTGTTTCAGTCGGCGGCCGGAGCAGAGGCAAGATCCTTGGATCCCGTGCACCGATCGTCCTCGGCAACTCACCGACATCGTCCTACCGCGAGCGCGACGATAAGATGCGCCAACTGCATCCGCAGAGCATCGACCGCCAACGCTCCCTTCGCCTGCCCGTGCTCGAGAAACCCGACGATATTGTCGCGTTCCTTCAGCTGCGCGACTTCCGCGAACTCGTTCACCTTTGCGATACCGGCCGCATGCAGGGCCTCCGCAACGGCCCGGGCAAACTGCGCAACTACACCATGCGCACGATCCCAAAACGCGGTGGCGGGCAACGCTTCCTTTTCATCCCGAAGCCTCGCCTCAAAGCCGCCCAGCGCCGCATCCTCCACGAGATCCTCGACAAGGTCCCCGTCCACGAAGCCGCGAAAGGCTTCGTCCGCGGGCGCGACGCCACCGATCACGCGCGCCCGCACATCGGAAAGCCCATCATCGTCGCGCACGACATCGCCGACTTCTTCCCGAGCATTCGATATCGCCGCGTCTGCTCGTTCTTCATGTGGCTCGGCTATCCGCACAGCGTCGCCCGCATCCTGTCGCTCCTCTGCACAACGGCGTCTCTCGCGTCCCTTGCACGTGTCCTCCCGCAAGGCGCTCCCACATCGCCGGCACTCGCAAACGCCCTCTGCTATCGACTCGATTGCCGGCTGGCGGGACTCGCAAAGAAATTCGGCGCAACCTACACGCGCTACGCCGACGACCTCGCGTTCTCCGGCGGCGAAGACTTCAAACGCGGACTGAACCGCTTCGTTCCGTTGGTAGAGACAATCCTGAAAAGCGAACGCTTCCATCCCAAGAAGGCCAAACGCCGATTCATGCGCCGCGGCCGCCAGCAGAACCTCGTTGGCCTGAACGTCAACGACCGCCTGTCCGTCGGGCGCGCGGAGATCGATCGCCTCTGCGCCATCCTCCACAACGCGTCCAAAGCCGGATCATTGGAAAGTCAGAATCGCGATCGAATCCAAAACTTCGCCGACCACCTCGGCGGTCGCATCGCCTGGGTCGAACGCTTCCACCCCGGCAAAGGCGCAAAACTCCGCTCGCAATGGCGGCAACTCATCGGCGCGCCCCCCGCGCCACCTCCCCCCGATCTCCCAGCCGCTCCCCCTCCGGAATGA
- a CDS encoding BatA and WFA domain-containing protein yields MNFLTTPWLWGPLFALLPLVVVMYLLKLKRKRVVMPSTLLWRRSVQDLIANAPFQKLRNNLLLWLQLLILLLLIFAFARPVMKLANLSGTTLILLIDNSASMQTQEDAGKTRLDLAKEAALEAVDTLSARDECIVVAFSDQTRILQTLTSDRTAIRAAINSIKPREVSTSLSEAGMILQGLTTTMTDERVRIPREDTKTVVLSDGAIEDTVALADIPNVEFVSIGHTSNNLGITAVDVRETFTNTFEYQIFCSITNASEEEKDAFVELEMNGEILDLKGTRIAPNSTGGVVFTLGEELTGLATLTLDSKDNFPLDDVARVQIAPSTDISVLLVSKGNRFLERVLMIDPRVHLSRVPPTDYRTTDEYDLVIFDGSTVGEIPPGNFVFFHALPPGGDFTRNEQNPTIERPTVIDWSRVHPLTRFVNFEGLRIAESINYNAPKSSVMILQGLESDLITLYETETRNILVVGFDVLQSMWPLDVSYPIFISNMIEYFARSGRGKVKASYVSGETIPIFPELDATEAVVTTPDDEQIEFSFEGASTAYLSETARTGVYQVAFDVGSTQLLPVNLASEKESRIAPVPELEIGGQKIVGTEDVVKTNQEIWHWFVLAGLLILLLEWLIYCRRTFM; encoded by the coding sequence TTGAACTTCCTGACGACTCCATGGCTGTGGGGCCCGCTCTTCGCGCTGTTGCCGCTCGTGGTGGTGATGTACCTCCTCAAGCTCAAGCGCAAACGCGTCGTCATGCCGTCCACTCTGCTGTGGAGACGATCGGTTCAGGATCTCATCGCGAACGCGCCATTTCAGAAACTGCGCAACAACCTGCTGCTTTGGCTACAGTTGCTGATACTTCTCCTGCTGATCTTCGCATTCGCCCGGCCGGTGATGAAACTCGCGAACCTCAGCGGAACCACGCTCATTCTGCTGATCGACAACTCAGCATCGATGCAGACACAAGAAGATGCCGGCAAGACGCGCCTCGACCTGGCGAAAGAAGCCGCCCTCGAAGCCGTCGACACGCTCTCCGCGCGCGACGAATGCATCGTCGTCGCCTTCAGCGATCAGACACGCATTCTGCAAACACTGACGAGCGATCGCACCGCCATCCGCGCTGCCATCAATTCTATCAAACCGCGCGAAGTCTCTACCTCCCTTTCAGAAGCCGGCATGATCCTGCAAGGACTCACCACAACGATGACCGATGAACGTGTTCGCATTCCGCGCGAAGACACGAAGACCGTCGTCCTTAGCGACGGCGCCATCGAGGACACCGTTGCACTCGCCGATATTCCGAACGTCGAGTTCGTCTCCATCGGCCACACCAGCAACAACCTCGGTATCACCGCCGTCGATGTGCGCGAGACATTCACAAACACGTTCGAGTATCAGATTTTCTGCTCGATCACAAACGCCAGCGAAGAAGAGAAGGACGCCTTCGTTGAACTCGAAATGAACGGCGAAATCCTCGATCTGAAAGGCACACGCATCGCCCCGAACTCGACCGGCGGCGTTGTCTTCACGCTCGGCGAAGAGCTCACCGGCCTTGCCACGCTGACGCTTGATTCAAAAGACAACTTCCCGCTCGACGATGTTGCGCGCGTGCAGATCGCGCCCTCGACGGACATCTCGGTGCTCCTCGTTTCAAAAGGAAATCGCTTCCTCGAACGCGTCTTGATGATCGACCCGCGCGTTCACCTCAGCCGTGTTCCTCCGACCGATTATCGCACAACCGACGAGTACGACCTCGTCATCTTCGACGGCTCGACCGTTGGCGAAATTCCGCCCGGCAACTTCGTCTTCTTCCACGCACTGCCGCCCGGCGGCGACTTCACGCGCAACGAACAGAACCCCACGATCGAACGCCCCACCGTCATCGACTGGAGCCGCGTCCATCCGCTGACGCGCTTCGTTAACTTCGAAGGCCTCCGGATCGCCGAGTCCATCAACTACAACGCGCCGAAGTCCTCCGTGATGATTCTGCAAGGACTCGAATCGGATCTCATTACGCTTTACGAAACGGAAACGCGCAACATCCTCGTTGTCGGCTTCGACGTTCTGCAATCCATGTGGCCGCTCGACGTCTCCTACCCGATTTTCATCTCCAACATGATCGAGTACTTCGCCCGCTCCGGCCGCGGCAAAGTCAAAGCCTCCTACGTCTCCGGCGAAACCATTCCGATCTTCCCGGAACTGGATGCTACCGAAGCCGTCGTCACCACGCCCGACGACGAACAGATCGAATTCTCCTTCGAAGGCGCCAGCACCGCCTACCTTTCCGAGACCGCTCGCACCGGCGTGTACCAGGTTGCCTTCGACGTCGGCAGCACTCAACTCCTGCCCGTCAACCTGGCCTCTGAGAAAGAATCCCGCATCGCCCCCGTCCCCGAACTCGAAATCGGCGGCCAGAAAATCGTCGGCACCGAAGACGTCGTCAAAACCAACCAGGAAATCTGGCACTGGTTCGTCCTCGCCGGCCTCCTCATCCTCCTCCTCGAATGGCTCATCTACTGCCGCCGCACTTTTATGTAG
- a CDS encoding DUF58 domain-containing protein, translating into MKTLLEPELIARLDQLQVLTHKVFRGRQKGERRSRKKGQSVEFADYREYVPGDDTRFLDWNVYGRLERLYIKLFLEEEDLAFYVLVDTSASMNFGDPTKFEYARKLAAALGYIALHNQDKVGVSTFDERVSSRFRPTRGKAQLAKLMNYLIDLEQGTRTNLIESCRDFVLQNRQQGIVVLISDFLDERGYDEALKHFFMRNYDVYCIQVLSPEEREPTVVGHLELVDAETGERQEVTASEALLKQYRATVENFCGGLRDWCTSRGMTYLATTTDTPIDVMLLAHLRQRGLLR; encoded by the coding sequence ATGAAAACTCTGCTGGAGCCCGAGCTGATCGCCCGACTCGATCAGTTGCAAGTGCTCACGCACAAGGTCTTCCGCGGCCGGCAGAAGGGCGAGCGCCGTTCCCGCAAGAAAGGCCAGTCCGTTGAGTTCGCCGATTACCGCGAGTACGTCCCCGGCGACGACACGCGCTTCCTCGACTGGAACGTCTACGGACGCCTCGAGCGCCTCTACATCAAGCTCTTCCTCGAAGAAGAAGACCTTGCCTTCTACGTTCTCGTCGACACCTCCGCGTCGATGAACTTTGGCGATCCCACGAAATTCGAATACGCCCGCAAACTGGCCGCGGCGCTCGGATACATTGCGCTCCACAATCAGGACAAAGTCGGCGTGTCGACCTTTGACGAACGCGTCTCTTCGCGCTTCCGTCCCACGCGCGGCAAAGCGCAACTCGCCAAGCTCATGAACTACCTGATCGATCTGGAGCAGGGCACGCGCACAAATCTCATCGAATCCTGCCGCGACTTCGTCCTTCAAAATCGCCAGCAAGGCATCGTCGTTCTCATTTCAGATTTCCTCGATGAACGCGGCTACGACGAAGCGCTCAAGCACTTCTTCATGCGCAACTACGACGTTTATTGCATCCAGGTTCTCAGCCCCGAGGAACGCGAACCCACAGTTGTCGGCCACCTGGAACTCGTCGATGCCGAAACCGGCGAACGCCAGGAAGTCACCGCCAGCGAAGCGCTCCTGAAGCAATACCGCGCCACCGTCGAAAACTTCTGCGGCGGGCTGCGCGACTGGTGCACCTCGCGCGGCATGACCTATCTCGCCACCACAACCGACACGCCGATCGACGTGATGTTGCTCGCCCACCTTCGCCAAAGGGGGTTGCTGCGTTGA
- a CDS encoding AAA family ATPase has translation MTDMEQQAKAFRQDFDAVFNETKKMIVGMESVVEGVLMCLFAGGHVLLEGVPGLGKTMLVRTLGEVLDLPFSRIQFTPDLMPADIIGTNMVQEDHTTGKREFVFEHGPLFSNLVLADEINRATPKTQSAMLEAMQEKTITVSGKPYILDKPFFVMATQNPLEMEGTYPLPEAQLDRFQFKVMVQFPNREELSEILNRTTTAHTPQIEKRMERDRILHWINFVRSTVIAPHVQDYAVRLVLATHPESEYATPMAKRYVRYGSSPRGAQTLVLAGKIKALRAERYNVAFADIAAVAHNALRHRLILNFEGEAEGITTDMIIDDLIQQVAREAGVNA, from the coding sequence ATGACCGACATGGAACAACAAGCCAAAGCATTCCGCCAAGACTTCGATGCGGTCTTCAACGAAACGAAGAAGATGATCGTCGGAATGGAATCCGTCGTCGAAGGGGTTCTGATGTGCCTCTTCGCGGGAGGACACGTACTCCTTGAAGGCGTCCCCGGCCTCGGCAAGACGATGCTTGTCCGAACGCTCGGCGAAGTCCTCGACCTCCCCTTCTCCCGCATCCAGTTCACGCCCGACCTGATGCCGGCGGACATCATCGGAACGAACATGGTCCAGGAAGACCACACCACCGGAAAACGCGAGTTCGTCTTCGAGCACGGCCCGCTCTTCTCCAACCTGGTGCTGGCCGACGAAATCAACCGCGCCACGCCAAAGACGCAATCGGCCATGCTCGAAGCCATGCAGGAGAAGACGATCACCGTCTCCGGCAAGCCCTACATTCTCGACAAGCCCTTCTTCGTCATGGCCACCCAGAACCCGTTGGAAATGGAAGGTACCTACCCGCTGCCCGAAGCCCAGCTCGATCGCTTCCAGTTCAAAGTCATGGTCCAGTTCCCCAATCGCGAGGAACTCAGCGAAATCCTGAACCGCACGACCACCGCCCATACGCCCCAGATTGAAAAGCGCATGGAGCGCGACCGCATCCTGCATTGGATCAACTTCGTGCGCTCGACCGTGATCGCGCCGCATGTCCAGGACTACGCCGTGCGCCTCGTCCTCGCCACGCATCCCGAAAGCGAATACGCCACGCCGATGGCAAAGCGCTACGTTCGCTACGGCAGCTCTCCCCGCGGTGCACAGACACTCGTGCTCGCCGGCAAAATCAAGGCGCTCCGCGCCGAGCGCTACAACGTCGCCTTTGCCGACATCGCCGCCGTCGCACACAACGCCCTCCGCCACCGCCTTATCCTCAACTTCGAAGGCGAAGCCGAGGGCATCACCACCGACATGATCATCGACGACCTCATCCAGCAGGTTGCCCGCGAAGCAGGAGTGAACGCATAA